In one uncultured Devosia sp. genomic region, the following are encoded:
- a CDS encoding ABC transporter permease, with the protein MTNVETVTAVSTLPLPRERFRINWIRLAPLLYTIGLFVIWEIGVRISGLPHTILPTPSRVFEAIVQYWSPIWKNSVQTLYTTVLGFLIAVVAGLGIGLFIGWSKSIYAGLYPIMIGFNAVPKVALVPILVIWFGIGTVPAVLTAFLISFFPIVVNVATGLATIEPETEDVLRALGARKLDIMLKVGIPRSMPYFFGSLKVAITLAFVGSVVSETVASNNGLGNMMASAQSNFNVPLVFAGLLMLAVEGIAMYALMAWIEKRMTGWAHRSSMSH; encoded by the coding sequence ATGACCAATGTCGAGACCGTCACGGCCGTTTCCACTCTGCCGCTGCCGCGGGAGCGCTTCCGCATCAACTGGATCCGCCTAGCGCCGCTGCTTTATACGATCGGGCTGTTCGTGATCTGGGAGATCGGCGTTCGCATATCCGGCCTGCCGCATACGATCCTGCCGACGCCAAGCCGGGTGTTCGAGGCAATCGTGCAATACTGGTCACCGATCTGGAAGAATTCGGTGCAGACGCTCTATACGACCGTTCTGGGTTTTCTGATCGCCGTGGTGGCGGGGCTGGGGATCGGGCTGTTTATCGGTTGGTCCAAGAGCATTTATGCCGGGCTCTATCCGATCATGATTGGGTTCAATGCCGTTCCGAAAGTGGCACTGGTGCCTATCCTGGTCATCTGGTTCGGCATCGGGACGGTGCCGGCGGTGCTGACGGCGTTCCTGATTTCGTTCTTCCCGATCGTGGTCAATGTGGCAACGGGATTGGCGACGATCGAGCCGGAAACCGAAGATGTGTTGCGAGCGCTCGGGGCCAGGAAGCTCGACATCATGCTCAAGGTCGGCATTCCGCGATCGATGCCGTATTTTTTCGGCTCTCTGAAGGTGGCGATTACGCTGGCTTTTGTCGGCTCGGTGGTGAGCGAGACAGTGGCGTCCAACAATGGACTGGGGAATATGATGGCGTCGGCGCAGTCGAACTTCAACGTGCCGCTGGTGTTTGCCGGGCTGCTGATGCTCGCCGTCGAGGGGATTGCCATGTACGCGCTGATGGCCTGGATCGAGAAGCGGATGACGGGCTGGGCCCATCGCTCATCGATGAGCCACTAG
- the urtA gene encoding urea ABC transporter substrate-binding protein produces MTVVNRMIAGLGLGVTMTLGGFAGAAIAQEDTIKVGILHSLSGTMAISETTLKDTMLFLIEQQNAKGGVLGKQLEPVVVDIASDWPLAAELARQLIEVDNVDVVFGCWTSVCRKSVLPVFEELNSLLFYPVQYEGEESQRNVFYTGASPNQQAIPAVDYLMNDEGVERWVLAGTDYVYPQTTNKILEQYLLDKGVAAEDIMINYTPFGHSDWQTIVSDIVTFGSAGKKTAVVSTINGDANVPFYRELGNQGVAAEDIPVVAFSVGEEELSGFDTTPLVGHLAVWNYFMSVDTPENEEFIAAWQDFIGSTDRVTNDPMEAHMIGFNLWVKAVEAAGSTESDAVIDSIVGLETPNLTGGVATMLPNHHITKPVLIGEIQDDGQFFVVWETEDLVPGDAWSDFLPESKMLEADWTAPINCGNYNTETKTCGGAPAAQ; encoded by the coding sequence ATGACAGTAGTAAACCGCATGATTGCGGGTCTGGGGCTGGGCGTCACGATGACTTTGGGTGGATTTGCCGGCGCGGCAATCGCCCAGGAAGATACGATCAAGGTCGGTATCCTCCATTCGCTGTCGGGAACGATGGCAATTTCGGAAACCACGCTTAAGGACACCATGCTGTTCCTGATCGAGCAGCAGAACGCCAAGGGCGGCGTGCTCGGCAAGCAGCTTGAACCCGTCGTGGTCGATATCGCTTCCGATTGGCCGCTGGCTGCTGAACTGGCCCGCCAGCTCATCGAAGTCGACAATGTCGACGTGGTCTTCGGTTGCTGGACGTCGGTTTGCCGCAAATCCGTCCTGCCGGTCTTTGAAGAACTCAACTCCCTGCTTTTCTATCCCGTCCAGTACGAGGGCGAGGAAAGCCAGCGCAATGTCTTCTACACCGGCGCCTCCCCGAACCAGCAGGCCATCCCGGCCGTCGACTATCTGATGAATGACGAAGGCGTCGAACGCTGGGTTCTCGCCGGTACCGACTATGTCTATCCGCAGACCACCAACAAGATTCTCGAGCAATACTTGCTCGACAAGGGCGTTGCTGCAGAAGACATCATGATCAACTACACGCCCTTCGGTCATTCCGACTGGCAGACCATCGTCTCCGACATCGTGACCTTCGGCTCGGCCGGCAAAAAGACCGCCGTGGTCTCCACCATTAATGGCGACGCCAATGTCCCCTTCTACCGCGAACTGGGCAACCAGGGCGTCGCTGCTGAAGACATTCCAGTCGTGGCCTTCTCCGTCGGCGAAGAAGAGCTCTCCGGCTTCGACACCACCCCTCTTGTCGGCCACCTCGCCGTCTGGAACTACTTCATGTCGGTCGATACGCCCGAGAACGAGGAATTCATCGCCGCCTGGCAGGATTTCATCGGTTCCACCGATCGCGTCACCAACGACCCGATGGAAGCCCACATGATCGGCTTCAACCTCTGGGTGAAGGCCGTCGAGGCCGCCGGTTCGACCGAATCCGATGCCGTGATCGACTCCATCGTGGGCCTTGAAACCCCGAACCTGACTGGCGGCGTGGCCACCATGCTCCCCAACCACCACATCACCAAGCCCGTGCTGATCGGCGAAATCCAGGATGACGGCCAGTTCTTTGTGGTCTGGGAAACCGAAGACCTCGTCCCCGGCGACGCCTGGTCTGACTTCTTGCCCGAAAGCAAGATGCTCGAGGCCGATTGGACCGCCCCGATCAACTGCGGCAACTACAATACCGAGACCAAGACCTGCGGCGGCGCGCCCGCAGCTCAATAG
- the urtD gene encoding urea ABC transporter ATP-binding protein UrtD → MSEASEKLGTMLYLDGVSVAFDGFKAINNLSIIVHPAEMLAIIGPNGAGKTTMMDIITGKTRPDDGQVLFDGRTDLTKLDEAAIANLGIGRKFQKPTVFESHTVWDNIEMALKKPRGVLATLFYTATAADIARIEEILETVRLIGRKDDYAANLSHGQKQWLEVGMLLAQDPKLLLVDEPVAGMTDSETVETAKLLRDIARTRSVVVVEHDMSFVRELGSRVTCLAEGSVLAEGSLDQVSANPIVIERYLGR, encoded by the coding sequence ATGAGCGAGGCAAGCGAAAAGCTGGGCACCATGCTCTATCTCGATGGCGTCTCCGTCGCTTTCGACGGCTTCAAGGCCATCAACAATCTCTCGATCATCGTCCACCCCGCCGAAATGCTGGCCATCATTGGCCCCAATGGCGCCGGCAAAACCACGATGATGGACATCATCACCGGCAAGACACGCCCTGATGACGGCCAGGTCCTGTTTGACGGTCGCACCGACCTGACGAAACTCGATGAAGCCGCCATCGCCAATCTCGGCATCGGCCGCAAATTCCAGAAGCCCACGGTTTTCGAAAGCCACACCGTCTGGGACAATATCGAAATGGCGCTCAAAAAGCCGCGCGGCGTCCTCGCCACGCTCTTTTATACCGCCACCGCCGCCGATATCGCCCGCATCGAGGAAATCCTCGAAACCGTGCGCCTGATCGGCCGCAAGGACGATTATGCCGCCAACCTCAGCCATGGCCAGAAGCAGTGGCTCGAAGTCGGCATGCTCCTGGCACAGGACCCGAAACTCCTTCTCGTCGACGAACCCGTCGCCGGCATGACCGATAGTGAGACTGTAGAAACCGCCAAGCTGCTGCGCGACATTGCCAGAACGCGCTCCGTCGTTGTGGTGGAACACGACATGAGCTTCGTGCGCGAACTGGGCTCCCGCGTCACGTGCCTGGCCGAAGGCTCTGTCCTCGCTGAAGGCAGCCTCGATCAGGTCAGCGCCAATCCCATTGTCATCGAAAGGTATCTTGGACGATGA
- the urtB gene encoding urea ABC transporter permease subunit UrtB, whose protein sequence is MLNLRTILLALLALPFLLTPARAQDVDIPASIAAMGEANLRELTQLVSDLAATGDPAVIPALEALAEGDLYLDETSGTVVVQRGSTHLDPVSGDEISLGEAADLSRIRVNNSLRRDIAAALSGMTLMSDNPRTRLSAAQGFTARPDAANLPLLDEAIAAEADTAVLKAMQTARAVTVLGDGDSALEDRQAAVPIVAQSAGRAASTILNAALAEAPEALQATISSAIAGLEQERAVWNALQNVWFGMSLGSVLLLAAIGLAITFGVMGVINMAHGEMVMLGAYTTFLVQLVIRQNFPFLLDQSLLIALPVAFLVTGAIGVCIERGIIRWLYGRPLETLLATWGLSLILQQTVRSIFGPTNQMVIAPTWMSGSFEFYGLSITYGRFWIFIFAAVVFAMLLLVLNRTPLGLQMRAVTQNRRMASSMGIRTPFVDAMTFGLGSGIAGLAGVALTQIDNISPNLGQNYIIDSFMVVVFGGVGNLWGTLVGALTLGVANKFLEPYAGAVLGKILILVLIILFIQRRPRGLFALKGRAVEQ, encoded by the coding sequence ATGCTGAATCTCAGAACGATTCTTCTGGCACTTCTGGCCTTGCCATTCCTGCTAACGCCTGCCCGGGCGCAGGACGTAGACATCCCGGCCAGCATCGCGGCCATGGGCGAAGCGAATCTGCGCGAATTGACCCAATTGGTCTCCGACCTCGCAGCCACCGGCGACCCTGCCGTCATCCCCGCTCTTGAGGCTCTCGCCGAAGGCGACCTCTATCTCGACGAAACGTCCGGCACTGTGGTCGTCCAGCGCGGCTCGACCCATCTCGACCCTGTCTCGGGCGACGAGATCAGTCTGGGCGAAGCCGCTGATCTCTCGCGCATTCGCGTAAACAACAGCCTTCGTCGCGACATCGCCGCCGCCCTGTCGGGCATGACCCTGATGAGCGATAACCCGCGCACCCGCCTTTCTGCCGCCCAGGGCTTCACGGCGCGCCCCGACGCCGCCAACCTGCCGCTGCTCGACGAAGCCATCGCCGCCGAAGCCGACACTGCCGTGCTCAAAGCCATGCAGACCGCACGCGCCGTGACAGTGCTAGGCGATGGTGACTCTGCTCTTGAGGACCGTCAGGCCGCGGTCCCCATCGTCGCCCAGAGCGCAGGCCGCGCCGCGTCCACGATTCTGAACGCGGCCCTCGCCGAAGCCCCCGAGGCACTTCAGGCCACCATCAGCTCGGCCATCGCCGGCCTCGAACAGGAGCGCGCCGTCTGGAATGCCCTGCAGAACGTCTGGTTCGGCATGTCGCTCGGCTCGGTCCTGCTGCTGGCCGCCATTGGTCTCGCCATCACCTTCGGCGTCATGGGCGTCATCAACATGGCCCATGGCGAAATGGTCATGCTGGGCGCCTATACGACCTTCCTCGTCCAGCTCGTCATCCGCCAGAATTTCCCCTTCCTGCTCGACCAGTCCCTGCTGATCGCGCTGCCCGTCGCTTTCCTCGTGACCGGCGCCATCGGCGTCTGCATCGAGCGCGGCATCATCCGCTGGCTCTATGGCCGGCCACTCGAAACCCTGCTCGCCACGTGGGGCCTGTCCCTCATCCTGCAGCAGACCGTGCGCTCCATCTTCGGCCCCACCAACCAGATGGTCATTGCCCCGACCTGGATGAGCGGCTCCTTCGAATTCTATGGCCTCTCCATCACCTATGGCCGCTTCTGGATCTTCATCTTCGCCGCCGTGGTCTTTGCCATGCTGCTGCTCGTGCTCAACCGCACGCCGCTGGGCCTGCAGATGCGCGCCGTCACACAGAACCGCCGCATGGCCTCCTCCATGGGCATCCGCACGCCCTTTGTCGACGCCATGACCTTCGGCCTCGGCTCCGGCATTGCCGGTCTCGCCGGCGTCGCCCTGACGCAGATCGACAATATCTCGCCCAACCTGGGCCAGAACTACATCATCGACAGCTTCATGGTCGTGGTCTTCGGCGGCGTCGGCAATCTCTGGGGCACGCTGGTCGGCGCGCTGACGCTCGGCGTGGCCAACAAATTCCTCGAGCCCTACGCCGGCGCCGTTCTTGGCAAGATCCTGATCCTCGTGCTCATCATCCTGTTCATCCAGCGCCGCCCGCGCGGTCTCTTCGCCCTCAAGGGCCGGGCGGTAGAACAATGA
- a CDS encoding MarR family transcriptional regulator — MAATLKNVNIADINSLPPGGDALPLDIMGLFFFAYRDFTGDADALLDRQDFGRAHHRVLYFVNLRPGMPVADLLDILKITKQSLARVLRQLIDNGYIEQKTGHADRRQRLLHATDKGRQYFAALSVTQASRITAAIDSLPPDSRKIVTRFLVGMVEPSDRATLDRLNLTNGL, encoded by the coding sequence ATGGCAGCTACCCTAAAAAATGTCAACATTGCTGACATAAATTCTCTGCCGCCGGGCGGGGATGCGCTCCCCCTCGACATTATGGGTCTGTTTTTCTTCGCTTATCGCGATTTCACCGGTGACGCCGACGCTCTGCTCGACCGCCAGGATTTCGGCCGTGCTCATCACCGCGTGCTCTATTTCGTCAATCTGCGCCCCGGCATGCCCGTGGCCGATCTTCTCGATATCTTGAAGATCACCAAGCAGAGCCTCGCCCGCGTGCTGCGCCAGCTCATCGACAATGGCTATATCGAGCAGAAGACCGGCCATGCCGATCGTCGCCAGCGCCTGCTCCATGCCACCGATAAGGGCCGCCAATACTTCGCGGCCCTATCGGTTACCCAGGCCAGCCGCATCACAGCCGCCATCGACAGCCTTCCGCCCGACTCGCGCAAGATCGTCACGCGCTTTCTCGTCGGCATGGTCGAGCCTTCCGACCGCGCCACGCTAGACCGGCTCAACCTCACCAACGGCCTTTGA
- the moaD gene encoding molybdopterin converting factor subunit 1 → MKILYFAWLRERLNRGEEELTLPPEVVTVADLIDYLASRDEAFAHAAEKRALIRAAVDAKLAKPETTIIGATTVALFPPMTGG, encoded by the coding sequence GTGAAAATCCTCTATTTCGCCTGGCTGCGCGAACGCCTCAATCGCGGCGAGGAAGAGCTGACGCTGCCGCCCGAAGTGGTCACCGTCGCCGATCTCATCGACTATCTCGCAAGCCGCGATGAGGCCTTCGCCCATGCCGCCGAAAAGCGAGCGCTGATCCGCGCCGCCGTCGACGCCAAACTGGCGAAGCCTGAGACCACCATCATTGGCGCAACCACCGTGGCCCTCTTCCCGCCCATGACGGGAGGCTGA
- a CDS encoding ABC transporter ATP-binding protein → MSPLVSIENVDMRYGGPGGTLAVSGLNLKIERREFVAVVGPSGCGKSTLMKLTTGLHIPQGGTVIVANEEVTKPVSIVGMAFQNPTMLPWRTTLENILLPLEIVERHRHRLRRHKAEYVAKAEALLETVGLKGFGDKFPWQLSGGMQQRANLCRALIHEPELLMLDEPFGALDAFTREELWCVIRDLHASQDVTIVLVTHDLRESVFLADKVVVMSARPGRLISEHVVPFARPRQLDILYKPEFNDMVQALHGEIATARAAA, encoded by the coding sequence ATGTCTCCATTGGTTTCCATCGAAAATGTCGACATGCGTTATGGCGGGCCGGGTGGCACGCTGGCGGTGAGCGGGCTGAACCTCAAGATCGAGCGCCGGGAGTTCGTCGCGGTGGTGGGACCGTCGGGCTGCGGCAAGTCTACGCTGATGAAGCTGACGACGGGTCTGCACATCCCCCAGGGTGGCACGGTGATCGTGGCCAACGAGGAGGTAACCAAGCCGGTTTCGATCGTAGGCATGGCTTTCCAGAACCCGACAATGCTGCCGTGGCGGACGACATTGGAGAATATCCTGCTGCCGCTGGAGATCGTCGAGCGGCATCGGCATCGGCTGCGCAGGCACAAGGCGGAGTATGTGGCCAAGGCCGAGGCATTGCTGGAGACCGTGGGGCTCAAGGGCTTTGGCGACAAATTTCCGTGGCAGTTGTCGGGCGGGATGCAGCAGCGCGCCAATCTCTGCCGCGCGCTGATCCACGAGCCCGAGCTGTTGATGCTGGACGAGCCCTTTGGGGCATTGGATGCGTTCACGCGCGAAGAATTGTGGTGCGTGATCCGGGACCTGCATGCAAGCCAGGACGTGACCATCGTGCTGGTGACGCACGACCTGCGGGAGAGCGTGTTTCTGGCCGACAAGGTGGTGGTGATGAGCGCACGACCGGGCCGGTTGATTTCCGAGCATGTGGTGCCCTTCGCGCGGCCACGGCAGCTCGACATTCTCTACAAGCCGGAGTTCAACGATATGGTGCAGGCGCTGCATGGCGAGATCGCAACGGCGAGGGCGGCAGCATGA
- a CDS encoding branched-chain amino acid aminotransferase, translating to MAGVPMDQRDGWIWFDGEFKPWKDAKIHVLTHGLHYASSVFEGERAYGGEIFKSREHTERLIRSGKTLDFTIPWSVDQIEEAKRAVLEKNGLVDAYVRPVAWRGSEELSVPARNNTVHLAIAAWVWPSYFSVEEKLKGIRLEWSKWKRPSPETIPSSAKAAGLYMICTLSKDAAMANGYADALMLDYRGYVAEATGANVFFIKGKDITTPTPDCFLNGITRQTLIDLAKRNGYTVTERHIMPEELSQFDECFLTGTAAEVTPVSVIGDYTFTPGEGCRTLIDAYSAEVQPKRAAAE from the coding sequence ATGGCAGGCGTGCCGATGGACCAGCGCGATGGCTGGATCTGGTTTGATGGCGAATTCAAGCCGTGGAAAGACGCAAAGATTCACGTGCTGACGCACGGGCTGCACTATGCGAGCTCAGTATTTGAAGGCGAGCGCGCCTATGGCGGCGAGATCTTCAAGTCGCGCGAGCACACCGAGCGGCTGATCCGTTCGGGCAAGACGCTGGACTTCACCATTCCCTGGTCGGTCGACCAGATCGAGGAAGCCAAGCGCGCAGTGCTGGAAAAGAATGGCCTGGTCGATGCCTATGTGCGTCCTGTGGCCTGGCGCGGTTCGGAAGAACTGAGCGTTCCCGCCCGCAACAATACGGTTCACCTGGCGATCGCCGCCTGGGTGTGGCCGAGCTATTTCTCGGTCGAGGAAAAGCTCAAGGGCATTCGCCTCGAGTGGAGCAAGTGGAAGCGCCCGAGCCCGGAGACCATTCCGTCTTCGGCAAAGGCTGCCGGCCTCTACATGATCTGCACGCTGAGCAAGGACGCGGCCATGGCCAATGGCTATGCCGATGCGCTGATGCTGGACTATCGCGGCTATGTGGCGGAAGCCACGGGCGCCAATGTGTTCTTCATCAAGGGCAAGGACATCACCACGCCGACGCCGGATTGCTTCCTCAACGGCATCACCCGTCAGACGCTGATCGATCTGGCCAAGCGCAATGGTTACACCGTGACCGAGCGCCACATCATGCCAGAAGAGCTCAGCCAGTTCGACGAGTGCTTCCTGACCGGTACGGCCGCGGAAGTGACGCCGGTCAGCGTGATCGGGGACTACACGTTTACGCCGGGCGAGGGCTGCCGGACGCTGATCGATGCCTATTCGGCAGAGGTCCAGCCCAAGCGCGCTGCCGCCGAATAA
- the urtC gene encoding urea ABC transporter permease subunit UrtC: MLTQALFRALDRKAVWVISIFLAVAILVPMANLLIRPGQFGHVPTYLVSLLGKYLSYAILALALDLVWGYCGILSLGHGAFFALGGYAMGMYLMRQIGSRGVYGNPTLPDFMVFLNYKELPWYWLGFDNFWFALAMVVFVPGLLAFIFGFFAFRSRVTGVYLSIMTQAMTFALLLAFFRNDMGFGGNNGLTDFKDILGAPVQSQTTRTALFAATAIALAISVFICSLVVNSKLGKVMVAVRDAESRTRFIGYRVEYVKLFAFTVSAIMAGVAGALYVPQVGIINPGEFEPGNSIEVVIWTAVGGRGTLIGPIIGAIAVNMGKSWFTSALPDLWLFALGALFVFVTLFMPKGIVGLWSQFFGKSRSKPTTTPSQSPDIESAEDPASFGTPQPKPAE, encoded by the coding sequence ATGCTGACACAAGCCCTGTTCCGCGCGCTCGACAGGAAGGCCGTCTGGGTAATCTCGATTTTCCTGGCTGTCGCCATTCTCGTGCCAATGGCCAATCTGCTGATTCGGCCGGGCCAGTTCGGCCATGTCCCGACCTATCTCGTCTCCCTGCTCGGCAAATATCTGAGCTACGCCATCCTGGCTCTCGCGCTCGATCTGGTCTGGGGCTATTGCGGCATTCTCTCGCTCGGCCACGGCGCCTTCTTCGCGCTCGGCGGCTACGCCATGGGCATGTATCTCATGCGCCAGATCGGCAGCCGCGGCGTCTATGGCAACCCAACCCTACCCGACTTCATGGTCTTCCTGAACTACAAGGAACTGCCCTGGTACTGGCTCGGCTTCGACAACTTCTGGTTCGCCCTGGCCATGGTCGTCTTCGTGCCCGGCCTGCTCGCGTTCATCTTCGGATTTTTCGCGTTCAGAAGTCGTGTGACCGGCGTCTACCTCTCCATCATGACGCAGGCCATGACCTTCGCCCTTCTGCTGGCATTCTTCCGCAACGACATGGGTTTCGGCGGCAATAATGGCCTTACCGACTTCAAGGACATCCTTGGCGCCCCCGTCCAGTCCCAGACCACCCGCACCGCCCTTTTCGCCGCCACCGCGATTGCCCTCGCCATCTCGGTCTTCATCTGCTCGCTGGTCGTCAATTCCAAGCTCGGCAAGGTCATGGTCGCCGTTCGCGACGCCGAAAGTCGCACCCGCTTCATCGGCTATCGCGTTGAATATGTGAAACTCTTCGCCTTCACCGTCTCCGCCATCATGGCCGGTGTCGCCGGCGCCCTCTATGTGCCCCAGGTCGGCATCATCAATCCCGGCGAATTCGAACCCGGCAACTCCATCGAAGTTGTCATCTGGACCGCTGTCGGCGGCCGAGGGACGCTGATCGGCCCCATCATCGGCGCCATTGCGGTCAACATGGGAAAATCCTGGTTCACCAGCGCCCTGCCCGATCTTTGGCTCTTCGCCCTCGGCGCTCTCTTCGTCTTCGTCACCCTCTTCATGCCCAAGGGCATCGTCGGTCTTTGGAGCCAATTCTTCGGCAAATCGCGGAGCAAACCCACCACCACTCCAAGCCAATCCCCCGATATCGAGAGTGCCGAAGACCCCGCCTCATTTGGCACCCCCCAACCCAAGCCGGCGGAGTGA
- the urtE gene encoding urea ABC transporter ATP-binding subunit UrtE: protein MSTALTIDSIDLHYGAAQALKSVSITCRPGRITAVLGRNGVGKSSTLRAITGVNHISAGDIRFGDDVLRKAPPYRRARMGIGYVPQGREIFPLLTVKENLETGYAGLPRSERNIPSYIFDLFPVLKSMLGRRGGDLSGGQQQQLAIGRALVTRPRVLVLDEPTEGIQPSIIKDIGHALQFLRNEKSMTILLVEQFLDFCREIADDIYVMDRGEIQHAGPASDLDLPEVRRHLMV from the coding sequence ATGAGCACCGCCCTCACGATCGACAGCATCGACCTGCATTACGGCGCCGCCCAGGCGCTCAAATCTGTCTCGATCACCTGCCGGCCGGGCCGCATCACCGCAGTCCTCGGCCGCAACGGCGTCGGCAAGTCGTCCACCCTGCGCGCCATCACCGGCGTAAACCACATCTCGGCCGGGGACATCCGCTTTGGCGACGACGTCCTCAGGAAAGCCCCGCCCTACAGGCGCGCTCGCATGGGCATCGGCTATGTGCCCCAGGGACGCGAAATATTCCCCCTCCTTACCGTGAAGGAAAATCTCGAAACCGGCTATGCCGGCCTGCCGCGCAGCGAGCGAAACATTCCGTCCTATATTTTCGACCTCTTCCCCGTGCTGAAGTCCATGCTAGGCCGGCGCGGTGGTGACCTCTCGGGTGGCCAGCAGCAACAGCTCGCGATTGGGCGTGCGCTGGTCACCCGACCCAGAGTGCTCGTTCTCGACGAACCCACCGAGGGCATCCAGCCATCCATCATCAAGGACATCGGCCACGCCCTTCAATTTCTGCGCAACGAAAAGAGCATGACCATTCTGCTGGTCGAGCAATTCCTCGATTTCTGCCGCGAGATTGCCGACGACATTTACGTCATGGACCGCGGCGAGATTCAGCATGCCGGTCCCGCCAGCGATCTCGACCTGCCGGAGGTGCGCCGCCATCTTATGGTCTAG
- a CDS encoding molybdenum cofactor biosynthesis protein MoaE has translation MGVRVTTEAFDPGAETNAFLAMGNGAGAAVTFTGVVRSQPDAPILSLTLECYPELAIDQLSAIIEQATTRFSLLAATVIHRYGTLGPGEPIVQVMTLSPHRDAAFKGAEFLMDYLKTDAPFWKQETDAQGTHWVEAKTADDAAKARWE, from the coding sequence ATGGGTGTTCGTGTCACCACCGAGGCTTTCGATCCCGGCGCCGAAACCAATGCCTTCCTCGCCATGGGAAATGGCGCCGGCGCCGCCGTGACCTTCACCGGCGTGGTCCGCAGCCAGCCCGACGCGCCCATCCTGTCACTGACCCTCGAATGCTATCCCGAACTGGCGATCGATCAGCTCTCCGCCATCATCGAGCAGGCAACCACCCGCTTCAGCCTCCTCGCCGCCACGGTCATCCACCGCTATGGCACGCTCGGTCCAGGCGAACCGATCGTTCAGGTCATGACCCTCTCCCCCCATCGCGACGCGGCCTTCAAGGGCGCCGAATTCCTGATGGACTACCTCAAGACCGACGCGCCTTTCTGGAAACAGGAAACCGATGCCCAGGGCACCCACTGGGTCGAAGCCAAAACGGCAGACGACGCCGCCAAAGCACGCTGGGAATAA
- a CDS encoding ABC transporter substrate-binding protein — protein sequence MLNRRLFSASTLAALAMAGFSAAPAFAQTAVKLTLDWRFEGPAAGFLLAQDKGYFAEEGLDVTIDTGNGSVEAIPRVATGAYQFGFGDINSLIKFLDEDPAQPVTAIMMVYDKPVFSIVGRKSLGITDDPKSLEGKKLGAPPPDGAFAQWQAFIPAAELDEASITIENIGFPVREPMLASGDVDGVFGFAFSVILNLMANGVPEDDISTILFADHGLNLYGNAIMVNEAFAAENPEAVKGFLRALSKGFADAVADPAAGAAAVLARNETLNLDTEIARLEMANEMNIKTPYVVENGFGGVDEARLTASLETLKLSMGLKGAVTAAEVFDAQYLPPAEERMLP from the coding sequence ATGCTCAACCGCAGACTGTTTTCTGCTTCCACATTGGCCGCGCTGGCCATGGCCGGGTTTTCAGCCGCTCCGGCATTCGCACAGACTGCTGTCAAGCTGACGCTGGACTGGCGCTTCGAAGGTCCCGCGGCCGGTTTCCTGCTGGCGCAGGACAAGGGCTATTTCGCCGAAGAGGGTCTGGATGTGACCATCGATACCGGCAACGGTTCGGTGGAAGCCATTCCGCGCGTTGCGACAGGGGCCTATCAGTTTGGCTTTGGCGATATCAATTCGCTGATCAAGTTCCTCGACGAGGATCCAGCGCAGCCGGTGACCGCGATCATGATGGTCTATGACAAGCCGGTCTTTTCCATCGTCGGCCGCAAGTCTCTGGGCATTACCGACGATCCGAAATCGCTGGAGGGCAAAAAGCTGGGCGCGCCGCCGCCCGATGGCGCCTTCGCGCAATGGCAGGCCTTCATTCCGGCAGCTGAGCTCGATGAAGCCAGCATCACGATCGAGAATATCGGCTTTCCGGTGCGCGAGCCCATGCTGGCCTCGGGCGATGTGGATGGCGTGTTCGGCTTCGCCTTCTCTGTGATCCTCAACCTGATGGCCAATGGCGTCCCGGAGGACGATATCTCGACCATCCTTTTCGCCGACCATGGGCTCAACCTCTATGGCAATGCGATCATGGTCAACGAGGCTTTTGCCGCGGAGAACCCGGAGGCGGTGAAAGGTTTCCTGCGCGCGCTGAGCAAGGGTTTCGCCGATGCCGTGGCTGATCCGGCCGCGGGCGCTGCGGCAGTGCTGGCGCGCAACGAAACGCTCAATCTCGATACCGAGATTGCGCGTCTCGAAATGGCCAATGAGATGAACATCAAGACGCCCTATGTGGTGGAAAACGGCTTTGGCGGCGTGGACGAAGCGCGGCTGACGGCATCGCTCGAAACGCTCAAGCTGTCCATGGGACTCAAGGGCGCCGTGACGGCCGCCGAGGTGTTCGACGCGCAATATCTGCCTCCGGCCGAAGAGCGCATGCTGCCCTAG